AATTTTTTATTAAAATTCTCTATAGAATAAAACTCTAATGGTATAATTTCGTAATAATATTCTTCTGTTTCCACTCTTATAGCTCCAATACAAGTACCACCTATTAGACTACCACTGCCTGCATCATCTATTTGTATCACTCAAAGCACCCCTCAACTATATAAATATAATATTAGTATTTACATATTTTCAAAATAATATTTTAATAAAATTAAGATGTTGTAGAATCAAAATTTAGTTATAAAGGTATAAATGTGTCAATTAAAATTAATTGTAAAAGTAAATATCTTTTGCTATTATTTATTTGAGATAATTAAAACTTAATAAATAAATTATAACTGTGTTCAAGTAGAAGGAGAGAGATAAATGAGAATACTTGTAACAAACGATGATGGAATAGACGCTATAGGGTTAAAGGAACTGGCTCGTAGCTTGACAGATATAGGAGAAGTAGTAGTTGTTGCTCCAAGTGAAGAAAAGAGTGCAATTAGTCACGCAATAACTATGCATCATCCTCTTAGAATATCTAAAATAGATAATTATATAGATGGAGTTGAAGCTTGGAGTATTACTGGTACTCCAAGTGATTGTGTTAAAATAGCTATTGAAACATTATTAAATTGGAAACCAGATATCGTTATTTCTGGAATTAATAATGGAGGTAATTTAGGAACAGATGTTATATACTCAGGTACAGTTTCAGCGGCTATAGAAGGAGCTCTTCATGGAATATCAGCTATAGCCGTATCAGCTGTCGCTAAAGACGGCAAGTTAAACTATAAGACATCCTCATATTATATTCTTAAACTAGTTAAAATGGTTATTAAGAATAGTGACTCAAATAATTTTTTAATAAATATAAATATTCCTTCTTTAGATATCGATAATATAAAAGGAATTAAGGTTACTGAGTTAGGAGTTAGAAAATATGATAATAGTTTTATAGAAAGAAAAGATCCATTGGGTAGACAATACTATTGGTTGTCAGGAAGTTTAGCTGATGTAGAAAATAAAGATGAAAGTGATATAAAGGCAGTAGAAGATGGATTTATATCCATTACACCATTACAGACTGATTTAACAAATTACAATCTTATAGAAAAAATGAAAACATGGATTTAAAACTACATAAATTATAAGGAATGAGATTATGATTGAAGATAAAAAAGATTTAATTAATATAATTCAGAATAATTTTGAAGAGTTGAGCAAAGGTCAGAAACTTATAGCTAAATATATAATTTCTCATTATGATAAAGCTGCATTCATGACAGCAGCTAGAATAGGAGAAGTTGTAGGAGTAAGCGAATCTACTGTTGTTAGGTTTGCTAATGTATTAGGTTATTCAGGATATCCAAATTTACAGAAAGCTTTACAAGAACTAATAAAAAATAAACTAACTACTGTACAAAGATTAAGTATGTCTGATGACTATTCCAATAGACATATAGGGTTAAAAAAAGTATTAAAAAAAGATATGGAAAATATAAGAGATACCATAGATAATATAGACCTAGATATGTTTGAAGAAGTGGTAAGTAGTATATTAAAAGCTAAACGAGTATATATATTGGGACTTCGTAGTTCAAATGCTTTAGCTGCTTATTTAGGATTTTATTTAGGCGTCATGCTAGATGATGTTAAAGTTGTAAGTCTAGGAATAAGTGATATATTTGAACAATTACTAAGAGTTACTGAGGATGATGTAGTTATAGGCATAAGTTATCCAAGATATTCAAAAAAAACATTAGATGCTTTAAGATATGTTAAAGATCAAGGTTGTAAAGTTATAGGTATAACTGATAGCCAAGTTTCTCCTATAACAAGTATAGCAGACTATACACTATTTGCTAAAAGTAATATGGTGCTGTTTGTTGATTCACTAGTAGCCCCCATGAGTTTACTAAATACTTTGATAATAGCTATAGGTATGCAAGTAAAAAATGAGATAGCAGAATACTTTAAAGAATTAGAAAATATATGGGAAGAGTACAATATATACGATGGAAAAGATAAAAAATAGAATATAAGATAATTAGTATCTAAAAATAACAGGATGATTTTTCATCCTGTTATTTTTTAGTGTAAATTCTATAACATAAGAATTTACACTAAAAAATAAAGAAAAATGGACATTTATTAAAAATTCAAGGTAATCAAACAGCTTTATCATATCAAATGTTATCATAAATGATAAAGTGAAATTAAAAACAAACAAAATAAAATTCTAAATTTAACACTAGATAAACAAAAGATAGTATAATTAATGTGGAAACACAGTAACCCATACAAAAGGAGGAAATTCATAAATGACTAAACTATATTTAGTAAGACATGGTCAATCTGAGTGGAATATATTAAATAAAGTACAAGGACAAGAAGATACAAAGTTAACAGAACAAGGAATTGCTCAAGCTAAAAAAGTAGCTAATAGATTAAGTAAAGAAGACATAGATTTAATATATTGTAGTGATTTAAAAAGAGCTCATGATACTGCTAAAATAATAGGTGATAAAATTAATTTACCAGTAAATAGCTTAAAAGACTTTAGAGAGATAAACTTCGGAATCTGGCAAGGACTAACTTTAGATGAAGTAAAGGAAAAATATAAAGAACAAAATATAATATGGAGAACCGAGCCTCATAATTTTAAACTAGATAGAGCAGAAAAACTTATAGATGTACAAGAAAGAATGATGAATAAAGTTAATGATATCTTAAAGAATAATCCAGATAAAAATGTACTAATTGTATCTCATGGAACAGCTATAAAATCTCTATTACTTGGAATACTAAACATAGATTTAAGTAACTATGGTAAAATATCTATAGGGAATGTAGGGTTAAGTATAATAGAATTTAGAGACTATTTTCCTGTTATAAGAGTATTAAATGATACCAGTCATCTTAGGGAGGAATAAATTTTGGAAGAAAAAGTAGCAATAATAGGAGGTGGACCTGCTGGTATGATAGCAGCAGGTATAGCAGGATCTAGAGGCAAAAATATCACGTTATTTGAGAAAAATCAAAAACTTGGTAAAAAACTTTTTATAACTGGAAAAGGTAGATGTAATATAACTAATAATGGAGACATAGAAGATCTAATACAAAGTGTTGTCGTAAACAATACTTTTTTATATAGTGCTTTTTATACATTTACAAATCAAGATATAATTGATCTTTTAAACAAATATGGTGTTAGAACTAAAGTAGAAAGAGGAAATAGAGTATTCCCTGAAAGTGACAAATCTAGCGATGTTATAAAGGCTTTGGAAAAATTTCTAAATGATAATAATGTAAATATAAAACTTAACACTGAAATAAAAGATATTATTAAGGATAATGAAAATGGATTGTTTAGCATTAAAACACAGAATAATGAAATATTGAAGTTTAACAAAGTGATAATAGCTACCGGTGGAAAATCATATGAACAAACAGGATCAACAGGAGATGGCTATAAATTTTCTAAAAAATTTAATCATACAATAATAGATCTAAAACCAGCCTTAGTTCCATGTGAAGTAAAAGAAAATTGGATAACTGAACTACAAGGACTTTCTCTGAAGAATGTTACTATATCAGCATATACAGAGAATAAAAAAATATTTGAAGAATTTGGGGAAATGATATTTACACATTATGGTATATCTGGACCTATTGTATTAACCATGAGTAACTATATAAATAAATATATATCTAAAAGTAATGATATTAAAATAAAAATAGACTTAAAACCAGCTTTAGACTTTAAGAAATTGGAGTCTAGATTGATAAAAGACTTTGAAAAATATTCTAAAAAACAGTTTAAAAATGCTCTTAACGAACTATTACCTAAAAAATTGATTCCTGTAATAATAAAACTATCAGGAATACCAGAGGATAAATTTATCAATCAAATTACAAAAGAAGAAAGAACACACTTAATAAATATTCTTAAAGGTCTTACATTAACCTTTAAGAAATTTAGACCTTTAAACGAGGGAATCATTACTTCTGGTGGTATATCAACACTAGAAATTGATCCTTCTACTATGGAATCAAAGATAATAAAGGGTCTATTCTTCGCAGGGGAAGTTATAGATGTAGATGCTCTAACTGGAGGTTTTAACTTACAAATAGCATATTCTACAGGATATCTAGCAGGATATAACTGTTAAAAAAATGTACTTAAAGTACATTTTTTTTATTTTTAAGCATAACATATTAAGGTAAATTAAAAAGGGGAGATCGATATGCGTAAAAAGAAATCTATATTTGAAAAAATCGAAAAATCTATACTTAGATTCTGTATAGTAAGTATAATACTACTAGGATCCATACATATTTACAAGCAATCAACGGGTACAGAAGTGTTTTTCAATGA
The nucleotide sequence above comes from Gottschalkia purinilytica. Encoded proteins:
- the surE gene encoding 5'/3'-nucleotidase SurE, giving the protein MRILVTNDDGIDAIGLKELARSLTDIGEVVVVAPSEEKSAISHAITMHHPLRISKIDNYIDGVEAWSITGTPSDCVKIAIETLLNWKPDIVISGINNGGNLGTDVIYSGTVSAAIEGALHGISAIAVSAVAKDGKLNYKTSSYYILKLVKMVIKNSDSNNFLININIPSLDIDNIKGIKVTELGVRKYDNSFIERKDPLGRQYYWLSGSLADVENKDESDIKAVEDGFISITPLQTDLTNYNLIEKMKTWI
- a CDS encoding MurR/RpiR family transcriptional regulator, which translates into the protein MIEDKKDLINIIQNNFEELSKGQKLIAKYIISHYDKAAFMTAARIGEVVGVSESTVVRFANVLGYSGYPNLQKALQELIKNKLTTVQRLSMSDDYSNRHIGLKKVLKKDMENIRDTIDNIDLDMFEEVVSSILKAKRVYILGLRSSNALAAYLGFYLGVMLDDVKVVSLGISDIFEQLLRVTEDDVVIGISYPRYSKKTLDALRYVKDQGCKVIGITDSQVSPITSIADYTLFAKSNMVLFVDSLVAPMSLLNTLIIAIGMQVKNEIAEYFKELENIWEEYNIYDGKDKK
- a CDS encoding histidine phosphatase family protein, which gives rise to MTKLYLVRHGQSEWNILNKVQGQEDTKLTEQGIAQAKKVANRLSKEDIDLIYCSDLKRAHDTAKIIGDKINLPVNSLKDFREINFGIWQGLTLDEVKEKYKEQNIIWRTEPHNFKLDRAEKLIDVQERMMNKVNDILKNNPDKNVLIVSHGTAIKSLLLGILNIDLSNYGKISIGNVGLSIIEFRDYFPVIRVLNDTSHLREE
- a CDS encoding NAD(P)/FAD-dependent oxidoreductase produces the protein MEEKVAIIGGGPAGMIAAGIAGSRGKNITLFEKNQKLGKKLFITGKGRCNITNNGDIEDLIQSVVVNNTFLYSAFYTFTNQDIIDLLNKYGVRTKVERGNRVFPESDKSSDVIKALEKFLNDNNVNIKLNTEIKDIIKDNENGLFSIKTQNNEILKFNKVIIATGGKSYEQTGSTGDGYKFSKKFNHTIIDLKPALVPCEVKENWITELQGLSLKNVTISAYTENKKIFEEFGEMIFTHYGISGPIVLTMSNYINKYISKSNDIKIKIDLKPALDFKKLESRLIKDFEKYSKKQFKNALNELLPKKLIPVIIKLSGIPEDKFINQITKEERTHLINILKGLTLTFKKFRPLNEGIITSGGISTLEIDPSTMESKIIKGLFFAGEVIDVDALTGGFNLQIAYSTGYLAGYNC